A window of Diabrotica virgifera virgifera chromosome 9, PGI_DIABVI_V3a contains these coding sequences:
- the LOC126892122 gene encoding uncharacterized protein LOC126892122: MFDCNTCDNKTYSSQKALSKHYRQFHNIIFKEVLYECHQCNKTFPSKRKLQEHHSKNHKTFRIPGTTFQCDRCDKLYASKKYLKIHEKKHQSPSSLDKYECHTCGSIFDTKNEICDHIKLHNRCKNLLCPFNECQESYNRYKHLRSHISDYHNLHLITETYTFSTNEEFNKWRSAKEQELKANYILSTSEKKLKEGVRTYYICHRSQAPRITETPKRNAKSMGTNKIGRTCPSTMIVTSNQECISVVFFPVHVGHCNELGRLRIDETDRIKIAGKLSQGVPIGRVLSDIRESAPSGEMERVHLIEKKDLNNIVRDFSIGYTTKRHKNDAVSVQLWVKAMQLLENNPVLFYKNSEEDYEGVFDKNDFVLIIMTEFQKKSLISFGQDKICIDGTHGLNQYGFQLYTVVIVDEYGSGVPAAFCFSNRSDETLFQHFFQCIKDSVGLLSANVFMSDDYPAFYNAWKSVMSEVPNRLLCTWHINKNWVQNSGKILDKNKRSLVLKTLKVLQKEIDGEAFQNELKTFVHQLQNDSDTLQFYQYFSRTYLNRLEMWAYCHRKYLGINTNMYLESLHKVIKHFYLEGRKCKRLDKTINALMNLVRDKMFERVIKLEKHKVSGKIQKIRNSHRLGGNISRDCVQQKNEKQWCVISSNDNDHTYLVEKIGKGCIDLCELKCKSCQICIHCFKCSCLDNVINYNICKHIHACCLYFFNNVLGHAPSVFKSESNNVTNNFISAVPSSSNSNRDLLNSKLEVLIGLNNRFNLGEADENIISKYLDKAIDIYNTNGQVNFEVKESVTTTQKLEPQVRMFSAKRKRRSQKDIQQPLAHETKSIKLALADSEAKVPNISTDFNFEHSYSKL; this comes from the exons ATGTTTGATTGTAATACTTGTGATAATAAAACGTATTCTTCCCAAAAGGCGTTGAGTAAACATTACAGACAatttcataatattatttttaaagaagTGCTATATGAGTGTCATCAGTGCAATAAAACTTTTCCGTCGAAAAGAAAACTGCAAGAGCATCACAGCAAGAATCACAAAACGTTTCGTATTCCAGGCACAACATTTCAATGTGATAGATGTGATAAACTGTATGCATCAAAAAAGTATTTGAAAATACATGAAAAGAAACACCAAAGCCCAAGTTCTCTTGACAAATATGAATGCCATACATGCGGATCTATTTTTGAcacaaaaaatgaaatatgtgATCATATAAAATTACATAATAGATGTAAGAACCTGTTATGCCCATTCAATGAGTGCCAAGAATCTTACAACAGATACAAACATCTTCGTAGTCATATCTCAGATTATCATAATTTACATCTGATAACTGAAACATATACATTCAGTACTAATGAAG AATTCAATAAATGGCGTTCTGCAAAAGAACAAGAACTGAAAGCAAATTATATTTTGTCTACCagtgaaaaaaaattaaaggagGGTGTAAGGACATATTATATATGTCATAGATCTCAAGCTCCACGGATAACAGAAACCCCTAAAAGAAATGCGAAATCTATGGGAACAAATAAAATTGGACGTACATGTCCATCTACTATGATTGTTACAAGTAACCAAGAATGCATATCAGTTGTTTTCTTTCCTGTACATGTTGGTCATTGTAATGAACTAGGGCGTTTAAGAATTGATGAGACAGACAGGATTAAAATAGcag GTAAATTGTCTCAAGGGGTCCCAATAGGCAGAGTACTCAGTGATATTAGAGAAAGTGCACCCAGTGGAGAGATGGAGAGAGTTCACTTGATTGAAAAAAAGGACCTTAACAACATTGTACGAGATTTTTCAATTGGATACACTACTAAAAGGCACAAAAATGATGCAGTCAGTGTACAATTATGGGTCAAAGCCATGCAATTATTGGAAAACAACCcagttttattttataaaaacagTGAAGAAGATTATGAGGGAGTGTTTGATAAAAATgattttgttttaataataatGACAGAATTTCAGAAAAAGTCACTTATTTCATTTGGTCAAGACAAAATCTGCATTGATGGCACTCACGGTTTAAACCAGTATGGATTTCAATTATACACAGTTGTTATTGTTGATGAATATGGTTCTGGGGTACCAGCAgcattttgtttttcaaacagaTCTGATGAAACACTCtttcaacatttttttcaatGTATTAAAGATAGTGTTGGATTATTGTCGGCAAATGTTTTTATGTCGGATGACTATCCTGCATTTTACAATGCATGGAAATCAGTTATGAGCGAAGTACCTAATAGACTGTTATGTACCTGGCATATAAACAAGAACTGGGTACAAAATTCTGGAAAAATATTAGATAAGAATAAAAGATCTcttgttttaaaaactttaaaagtCTTGCAAAAAGAAATAGATGGGGAAGCTTTTCAGAATGAGCTAAAAACTTTTGTTCATCAGCTTCAAAATGATTCTGATACATTGCAATTTTACCAGTATTTTTCTAGGACATATTTGAATCGACTAGAAATGTGGGCTTATTGCCACAGAAAATATCTTGGCATAAATACGAATATGTATTTAGAATCACTCCATAAAGTGATAAAACATTTTTACCTGGAAGGTAGAAAATGCAAACGTCTGGATAAGACCATAAATGCATTAATGAATCTGGTACGGGACAAAATGTTTGAGAGGGTCATAAAGTTAGAAAAGCATAAAGTATCTGGAAAAATACAGAAAATCAGAAATAGTCATAGGCTAGGTGGAAACATTTCAAGGGACTGtgttcaacaaaaaaatgaaaagcAGTGGTGTGTAATTTCTTCAAATGATAATGATCATACTTATTTGGTTGAAAAAATAGGTAAGGGTTGCATTGACCTTTGTGAGCTTAAATGTAAAAGTTGCCAAATTTGCATTCATTGTTTTAAATGCAGCTGTTTGGATAATGTTATAAACTATAATATTTGTAAACATATACATGCCTGTTGTCTTTATTTTTTCAACAATGTATTAGGTCATGCTCCATCAGTGTTTAAATCAGAATCTAATAATGTTACAAATAATTTCATCTCAGCAGTACCAAGTAGTAGTAATTCTAACAGAGACTTACTAAATTCTAAGCTTGAGGTACTCATTGGGTTAAATAATAGGTTTAATTTAGGTGAAGCTGATGAAAACATTATTTCAAAGTACCTTGATAAGGCAATTGATATTTATAATACCAATGGTCAGGTTAACTTTGAAGTTAAGGAGAGTGTAACTACCACTCAAAAACTTGAACCTCAGGTTAGAATGTTTTCTGCCAAGCGCAAACGGAGATCTCAAAAAGATATCCAACAGCCTTTAGCTCATGAGACAAAAAGCATAAAACTAGCACTTGCAGACTCTGAAGCTAAAGTGCCTAATATTAGTACAGATTTTAATTTTGAGCATTCATATTCTAAACTGTAA